Proteins from a genomic interval of Sphingopyxis sp. QXT-31:
- a CDS encoding SDR family oxidoreductase encodes MDIRGKTALVTGGSDGIGREIALQLQGLGADVIVTGRSPEKLQAMAALGFGTIVGDLSGPAGIDAVVEGVAGKPLALLVNNAGVGSDYELDDVSSLASAAACIDTNFCAPIAVITRLLPQLKAQGDAMIVNVTSGLAIAPRAGGPIYCATKAALRSYTQAIRYQLKDSGVKVMEALPPLVATNMTAGRGGKMMSAADCAAEIVAGIKANRAEVAVGQTKILRLVHSISPALARRIMIKY; translated from the coding sequence ATGGATATTCGTGGCAAGACGGCACTGGTTACCGGCGGCAGCGACGGGATCGGCCGGGAGATTGCGCTGCAACTGCAGGGGCTGGGCGCCGATGTGATCGTCACCGGGCGCTCGCCGGAGAAATTGCAGGCGATGGCTGCACTGGGGTTCGGGACGATCGTCGGCGATCTGTCGGGACCCGCTGGGATCGACGCGGTGGTCGAGGGCGTCGCGGGCAAGCCGCTGGCGCTGCTGGTCAACAATGCTGGGGTCGGCAGCGATTATGAGCTGGACGATGTGTCTTCGCTGGCGAGTGCGGCGGCATGCATCGACACCAATTTTTGTGCGCCGATCGCCGTGATCACCCGGTTGCTACCGCAGCTCAAGGCCCAAGGCGATGCAATGATCGTCAACGTCACCTCGGGGCTGGCGATCGCGCCGCGGGCCGGGGGGCCGATCTATTGCGCCACGAAGGCGGCGCTGCGCAGCTACACCCAGGCTATCCGCTACCAGCTGAAGGACAGCGGGGTGAAGGTGATGGAGGCGCTGCCGCCGCTGGTGGCGACAAACATGACCGCGGGGCGCGGCGGCAAGATGATGAGCGCGGCCGACTGCGCCGCGGAAATCGTCGCCGGGATCAAGGCGAACCGCGCCGAGGTGGCGGTCGGGCAGACCAAGATCTTGCGGCTGGTCCACAGCATCTCGCCGGCGCTCGCCCGGCGGATCATGATCAAATATTGA
- a CDS encoding glutathione S-transferase family protein yields the protein MIIVYGEGRGFRVLWLMEEMGLAYRMRPVDLLGGIEKDTEFLAVNPAGFIPAIVDGETVMVESIAILQYLLARHGPGPLALGPEDPHFPAYLQFLHMGEAGLAGPVNAIVATDILAPEDDKANWTVGWARSIFESRLGLVSRQLAKTPYVAGDSFTAADISVTYALQFAQRTIGYALGETELAYIARTTSRPAYGRAMDACPATKAWVASLNL from the coding sequence ATGATCATCGTTTACGGCGAGGGCCGCGGGTTCCGGGTGCTGTGGCTGATGGAGGAGATGGGGCTGGCCTACCGGATGCGGCCGGTCGATCTGCTGGGCGGGATCGAGAAGGACACCGAGTTTCTGGCGGTCAATCCCGCCGGGTTCATTCCGGCAATCGTCGACGGCGAGACGGTGATGGTCGAGTCGATCGCCATCCTGCAGTATTTGCTCGCCCGACATGGGCCGGGCCCTTTGGCACTGGGGCCGGAGGACCCGCATTTTCCGGCCTATCTGCAATTCCTGCATATGGGCGAAGCGGGACTGGCGGGGCCGGTCAATGCGATCGTCGCGACCGATATCCTGGCGCCGGAGGACGACAAGGCGAACTGGACCGTGGGCTGGGCCCGGAGCATTTTCGAGAGCCGGCTGGGCCTCGTCAGCCGCCAGTTGGCGAAGACGCCTTATGTCGCCGGGGACAGCTTCACCGCGGCCGATATTTCGGTGACCTATGCGCTGCAATTTGCGCAGCGGACGATCGGTTATGCGCTCGGCGAGACCGAACTCGCCTATATCGCCCGGACCACCAGCCGCCCGGCCTATGGTCGCGCGATGGACGCTTGTCCGGCGACCAAGGCCTGGGTGGCGAGCCTAAACCTTTAG
- a CDS encoding serine hydrolase, giving the protein MKPLLASLLAASMITLPGTAALAQQAPDAVNAANTAFDRRAAQLVGLLAGRVAFADYFDPSFQAALPEAQFKAINASLIAQYGQPVAVDRATSADGRAGIVLLRFEKGVGTVALEVGQGADARVTGLRLTGFEMANDGFDKVAAEIAALPGSSGFLVALIDGKAIKPLASANADRQFAIGSTFKLYILDELAAQVAAGQRQWSDVVPLSHASFSSAGTANWPKDTPVTLQTLANWMISVSDNGATDTLLHLLGREKIEARMRGTGHGDPSRNVPFLTTVDAFALKGNNFAAEREAFIAGDDKAQRKLIEANKDRLTLSNVDGVSFSGGPRFIDSLEWFASPNDIARAFIDLRERKSDTAMSAMAINNGVGPGAAKGWSYLGYKGGSELGVLSMSLLGQRAADGKWYVVTMSWNNAEAAVSTEKMVGLVTRLLALAAR; this is encoded by the coding sequence ATGAAACCCCTGCTCGCCTCGCTTTTGGCCGCGTCGATGATCACCTTGCCCGGCACCGCCGCGCTTGCCCAGCAAGCGCCGGACGCGGTCAATGCGGCCAACACGGCCTTCGATCGCCGCGCCGCGCAGCTCGTCGGCCTGCTCGCGGGGCGCGTCGCCTTCGCCGATTATTTCGACCCGTCGTTCCAGGCCGCGCTGCCCGAGGCGCAGTTCAAGGCGATCAACGCCAGCCTGATCGCGCAATATGGCCAGCCGGTCGCGGTCGACCGCGCAACCTCGGCCGACGGGCGGGCGGGCATTGTGCTGCTGCGCTTCGAGAAGGGCGTGGGCACCGTGGCGCTCGAGGTCGGGCAAGGCGCCGATGCGCGCGTCACCGGGCTCCGCCTCACCGGCTTCGAGATGGCGAACGACGGCTTCGACAAGGTCGCTGCCGAAATAGCCGCGCTACCCGGCAGCAGCGGCTTCCTCGTTGCCCTGATCGACGGCAAGGCGATCAAGCCGCTCGCGAGCGCCAATGCCGACCGGCAGTTCGCGATCGGATCGACCTTCAAACTCTACATCCTCGACGAACTCGCGGCGCAGGTCGCGGCGGGGCAGCGCCAATGGTCCGACGTCGTGCCGCTGAGCCACGCCAGTTTCTCGTCGGCGGGGACCGCGAACTGGCCCAAGGACACGCCCGTCACGCTGCAGACCCTCGCCAACTGGATGATCTCGGTGAGCGACAATGGCGCCACGGACACGCTGCTCCATCTGCTGGGTCGCGAGAAAATCGAGGCGCGGATGCGCGGCACGGGACACGGCGATCCGTCGCGCAATGTCCCCTTCCTGACCACGGTCGACGCCTTCGCGCTCAAGGGCAATAATTTCGCTGCCGAGCGCGAGGCCTTCATTGCAGGAGACGACAAGGCACAGCGGAAGCTGATAGAGGCGAACAAGGATCGCCTGACCTTGTCCAACGTCGACGGCGTCAGCTTCAGCGGCGGCCCGCGCTTCATCGACAGCCTCGAATGGTTCGCGAGCCCGAACGACATCGCGCGCGCCTTCATCGACCTGCGCGAGCGCAAGTCCGACACCGCGATGTCGGCGATGGCGATCAACAACGGCGTCGGTCCCGGTGCCGCGAAGGGCTGGTCCTATCTCGGCTACAAGGGCGGATCCGAACTCGGCGTGCTGTCGATGAGCCTGCTCGGCCAGCGCGCGGCCGACGGCAAATGGTATGTCGTGACCATGAGCTGGAACAATGCGGAGGCCGCGGTCTCGACCGAGAAGATGGTCGGCTTGGTCACGCGATTGCTTGCGCTGGCCGCGAGATAG
- the leuB gene encoding 3-isopropylmalate dehydrogenase gives MNILLLAGDGIGPEIMAEAEKVLAALALPVTLDRALVGGAAYEATGHPLPAETLAKAKAADALLFGAVGDPRFDNVERNLRPEQAILGLRSELGLFANLRPAKLFAGLENSSALRPEVASAIDLLIVRELNGDVYFGEKGTRTTASGEREGYDIMSYSESEVRRIAHVAFKAAQGRRGKLCSVDKANVLETSQLWRDVVIEVAADYPDVELSHMYVDNAAMQLVRNPGQFDVVVTGNLFGDILSDQASMCVGSIGLLASASLGEGRRGLYEPIHGSAPDIAGEGVANPLAMILSLAMLLRHSGGDEASAARIEAAVAKVLADGCRGADLGGNMGTVALGDAVVAALTN, from the coding sequence TTGAATATCCTGCTGTTGGCTGGCGACGGTATCGGCCCGGAGATCATGGCGGAGGCGGAGAAGGTCCTCGCCGCGCTTGCGCTTCCGGTCACGCTCGACCGCGCGCTCGTCGGCGGCGCGGCCTATGAAGCCACCGGCCACCCGCTCCCGGCAGAAACGCTCGCCAAGGCGAAAGCCGCCGATGCGCTGCTGTTCGGCGCGGTCGGCGACCCTCGTTTCGACAATGTCGAGCGTAACCTGCGCCCCGAACAGGCGATTCTCGGACTGCGCTCCGAACTCGGGCTCTTCGCCAATCTGCGCCCCGCCAAGCTGTTCGCCGGGCTCGAAAACAGCTCGGCCCTCCGTCCCGAGGTCGCCTCGGCGATCGATCTGCTGATCGTCCGCGAACTCAACGGCGACGTCTATTTCGGCGAAAAGGGCACGCGCACCACCGCGAGCGGCGAGCGCGAGGGCTATGACATCATGTCGTACAGCGAAAGCGAGGTGCGCCGCATCGCGCATGTTGCGTTCAAGGCTGCACAAGGCCGCCGCGGCAAGCTTTGCTCGGTCGACAAGGCCAATGTGCTTGAAACCTCGCAGCTGTGGCGCGATGTCGTGATCGAGGTCGCGGCCGACTATCCCGACGTCGAACTCAGCCACATGTATGTCGACAATGCCGCGATGCAGCTGGTGCGCAATCCCGGCCAGTTCGACGTCGTGGTCACCGGCAACCTCTTCGGCGACATCCTTTCCGACCAGGCGTCGATGTGCGTCGGCTCGATCGGTCTGCTCGCCTCGGCCTCGCTTGGCGAAGGCCGCCGCGGCCTCTACGAGCCGATCCATGGCAGCGCGCCCGATATCGCGGGCGAGGGCGTCGCCAATCCGCTGGCGATGATCCTGTCGCTCGCGATGCTGCTCCGCCATTCGGGCGGCGACGAGGCGAGCGCGGCGCGGATCGAGGCGGCGGTCGCGAAAGTCCTCGCCGACGGCTGCCGCGGCGCCGACCTCGGCGGTAATATGGGCACGGTCGCGCTCGGCGATGCGGTCGTTGCAGCTCTGACGAACTAG
- a CDS encoding PaaI family thioesterase, whose translation MDFGSMMPLAGTLGVTIHEGTKERVAGKLTVRAEICTAGNIVHGGAIMAFADCLGAVGAYLTLPEGASGTTTIESKTNFLGGGPVGSVLVGEATPVKIGTRVSVWQTRIRTEEGADVALVTQTQLVLWPA comes from the coding sequence ATGGATTTCGGGTCAATGATGCCGCTGGCGGGCACTTTGGGGGTGACGATCCACGAAGGGACGAAGGAGCGCGTTGCCGGAAAACTGACGGTGCGCGCGGAAATCTGCACTGCGGGGAACATTGTCCATGGCGGCGCGATCATGGCTTTTGCCGACTGTCTTGGCGCGGTGGGGGCGTATCTGACGCTGCCCGAAGGGGCCAGCGGCACGACGACGATCGAGAGCAAGACCAATTTCCTCGGCGGCGGGCCGGTCGGGTCGGTGCTGGTTGGCGAAGCGACGCCGGTCAAGATCGGCACGCGCGTGTCGGTGTGGCAGACGCGCATCCGGACCGAGGAGGGCGCCGATGTCGCGCTGGTGACGCAGACGCAGCTGGTGCTTTGGCCAGCCTGA
- the apaG gene encoding Co2+/Mg2+ efflux protein ApaG, with protein MIDSFFPYAETTGSVTVRVAVSYLPEQSHPSLGRWFWAYHVRIENHGDGAVQLINRHWRIVDGHGQVSEVEGEGVVGEQPLIQPGGAFDYVSGCPLPTPEGSMIGSYDMEAADGSHMLVAIPHFLLKMPATAS; from the coding sequence ATGATCGACTCCTTCTTCCCTTATGCCGAGACGACCGGGTCGGTCACGGTGCGCGTCGCTGTCAGCTATCTGCCCGAACAGTCGCACCCGTCGCTGGGGCGCTGGTTCTGGGCCTATCATGTGCGCATCGAAAATCATGGCGACGGCGCGGTCCAGCTGATCAACCGCCACTGGCGCATCGTCGATGGCCACGGCCAGGTCAGCGAGGTCGAGGGCGAGGGCGTCGTCGGCGAACAGCCGCTGATCCAGCCCGGCGGTGCCTTCGACTATGTCTCGGGCTGCCCGCTGCCAACTCCCGAAGGCTCGATGATCGGCAGCTACGATATGGAGGCGGCCGACGGCTCGCACATGCTCGTGGCCATCCCGCATTTCCTCCTGAAGATGCCAGCGACCGCCTCATGA
- the recO gene encoding DNA repair protein RecO codes for MASLSAEAIVCAVRAHGEHGAIVRALTREAGLVAGYVRGGRSRRLRPILMPGNLVALELRARTEEQLAGATAELLASRAPLLAEPLASAAINWVTSVTAAVLPESQRYPALYEALSGLLDAIGVAPSARQWAAALARYELLLLAELGFGLDLDECVATGSRDHLAFVSPKSGGAVSVAAAGGYEARLLRLPTFLRGAGPAATMGDVLDGLAITGHFLDRDLLEGRNRELLEVRSRLIDRLGRAVA; via the coding sequence TTGGCCAGCCTGAGCGCCGAAGCGATCGTCTGTGCGGTGCGCGCGCATGGCGAGCATGGCGCGATCGTGCGCGCACTGACCCGCGAGGCGGGGCTGGTTGCGGGCTATGTGCGCGGCGGGCGGTCGCGGCGGCTGCGGCCGATATTGATGCCGGGCAATCTGGTGGCGCTCGAACTGCGCGCGCGGACCGAGGAACAGCTCGCGGGGGCGACGGCGGAGTTGCTGGCAAGCCGCGCTCCGTTGCTTGCCGAGCCCTTGGCCTCGGCGGCGATCAACTGGGTGACCAGCGTGACCGCCGCGGTCCTGCCCGAGAGCCAGCGCTATCCGGCACTATATGAAGCGCTGTCGGGGCTGCTCGATGCGATCGGGGTGGCACCGTCGGCGCGGCAATGGGCGGCGGCGCTGGCGCGCTACGAGCTCCTGCTGCTCGCCGAACTGGGGTTCGGGCTCGACCTCGACGAATGCGTGGCGACGGGATCGCGCGATCATCTGGCGTTCGTCAGTCCGAAGTCGGGCGGGGCGGTGAGCGTCGCCGCGGCGGGTGGTTATGAGGCGCGACTGCTGCGCCTGCCGACCTTCCTGCGCGGCGCCGGACCCGCCGCGACGATGGGCGATGTGCTCGACGGGCTGGCGATCACCGGCCATTTCCTCGATCGCGACCTGCTCGAGGGGCGCAACCGCGAACTGCTCGAAGTCCGTTCGCGGCTGATCGATCGGCTGGGCAGGGCGGTTGCGTAG
- a CDS encoding trans-sulfuration enzyme family protein translates to MKKTTGLDRNTTRNWHPATQAVRGGTWRSEHGETSEALFLTSGYTYDDAETVAARFAGDEQGMTYSRLQNPTVAMLEERVALMEGAEACRAQATGMAAMTTALLCQLSAGDHIVAAKAAFGSCRWLVDHLCPRFGIETTVVDGRDNDAWEKAIKPNTKVFFFETPANPTMDIVDMKHVCALAKAHDITSVVDNAFATSVLQRPMDFGADVVAYSATKLMEGQGRVLAGAVCGTEKFINDILLPFQRNTGPNLAPFNAWVVLKGLETLDLRAKRQSENALAVGKFVEKRVPKILHPGLASHPQHNLAMSQMEACGPIFSFILEDRKQAMAMLNALELVDISNNIGDARSLCCHPASTTHYSVSAEARADMGVVEGMLRINIGLEDPRDLIADLDQALTKVGL, encoded by the coding sequence ATGAAGAAGACCACGGGTTTAGATCGCAACACGACGCGCAACTGGCACCCCGCGACGCAGGCGGTGCGCGGCGGCACCTGGCGCAGCGAGCATGGCGAGACGTCCGAAGCGCTCTTCCTGACCTCGGGCTATACCTATGACGATGCCGAGACCGTCGCGGCGCGCTTTGCCGGCGACGAGCAGGGCATGACCTATTCGCGGCTGCAGAACCCGACGGTGGCCATGCTCGAGGAGCGCGTCGCGCTGATGGAGGGCGCCGAGGCATGCCGCGCGCAGGCGACGGGCATGGCGGCGATGACCACGGCGCTGCTCTGCCAGCTGTCGGCGGGCGACCATATCGTCGCGGCGAAAGCGGCGTTTGGGTCGTGCCGCTGGCTGGTCGACCATCTCTGCCCGCGCTTCGGGATCGAGACGACCGTGGTCGATGGCCGCGACAACGACGCCTGGGAAAAGGCGATCAAGCCGAACACCAAGGTCTTCTTCTTCGAAACCCCCGCCAATCCGACGATGGACATCGTCGACATGAAGCATGTCTGCGCGCTTGCAAAGGCGCACGACATTACGAGCGTTGTCGACAACGCCTTCGCCACCAGCGTGCTGCAGCGGCCGATGGATTTCGGCGCCGACGTCGTCGCTTACTCTGCGACCAAGCTGATGGAAGGGCAGGGCCGCGTGCTCGCCGGCGCGGTATGCGGGACCGAGAAGTTCATCAACGACATACTGCTGCCGTTCCAGCGCAACACCGGGCCGAACCTCGCGCCGTTCAACGCTTGGGTGGTGCTCAAGGGCCTCGAAACGCTGGACCTTCGCGCCAAGCGCCAGTCCGAAAATGCGCTGGCGGTGGGCAAGTTCGTCGAAAAGCGCGTGCCGAAAATCCTGCATCCCGGTCTCGCCAGCCATCCGCAGCATAATCTGGCAATGAGCCAGATGGAGGCGTGCGGTCCGATCTTCTCCTTCATCCTCGAAGATCGCAAGCAGGCGATGGCGATGCTCAACGCGCTCGAGCTGGTCGATATCAGCAACAATATCGGCGACGCGCGCAGCCTCTGCTGCCACCCCGCCTCGACCACTCATTACAGCGTCAGCGCCGAGGCCCGCGCCGACATGGGCGTGGTCGAGGGCATGCTGCGGATCAACATCGGGCTCGAGGACCCGCGCGACCTGATCGCCGACCTGGACCAGGCATTGACCAAGGTCGGGCTTTAG
- a CDS encoding LysR substrate-binding domain-containing protein: MKRTHLPLNALRVFDAAARHLSFTRAADELAVTPAAVGQQIRALEDMLGVVLFRRTPKGLELTGEANAGLDALRQGFLQFEESVRAMQAGQSSQSLTIAAPRDLTAKWLAPRLARYSQQAPDVRFTLVSADAGIDFTEANLDLAIFWTDGAGEHEGIALAEAKMVTVAGPGSESETRIAWPGCPVEEGEPALRLGDAGLAIDAAANGLGQANVPAMLAEADIASGRVRVVRDAFEVRRGYWLVAPTPQWRQAKVKALVAALTA, encoded by the coding sequence ATGAAACGTACCCATTTGCCGCTCAACGCGCTGCGCGTGTTCGACGCAGCCGCCCGCCATCTGAGCTTCACCCGCGCCGCCGACGAACTGGCGGTCACCCCCGCAGCGGTCGGGCAGCAAATCCGTGCGCTCGAGGATATGCTGGGCGTCGTCCTGTTCCGTCGCACCCCGAAGGGACTGGAACTCACCGGCGAGGCCAATGCTGGGCTCGATGCACTGCGCCAGGGCTTTCTGCAGTTCGAGGAATCGGTGCGCGCGATGCAGGCGGGGCAGTCGTCGCAGTCGTTGACGATCGCCGCCCCGCGCGACCTGACCGCCAAATGGCTCGCGCCGCGGCTCGCGCGCTACAGCCAGCAAGCGCCCGATGTGCGCTTCACGCTCGTGTCTGCCGATGCCGGCATCGATTTCACCGAGGCCAATCTCGACCTCGCGATCTTCTGGACCGACGGCGCGGGCGAGCATGAGGGCATCGCGCTCGCCGAGGCGAAAATGGTAACCGTCGCGGGCCCCGGCAGCGAGAGCGAGACGCGCATCGCCTGGCCGGGCTGCCCGGTCGAGGAAGGCGAGCCCGCGCTACGGTTGGGTGATGCCGGCCTCGCGATCGACGCGGCAGCGAACGGGTTGGGACAGGCGAACGTCCCTGCGATGCTCGCCGAGGCCGATATCGCTTCGGGCCGGGTGCGTGTCGTGCGCGACGCCTTCGAGGTGCGCCGCGGCTACTGGCTCGTCGCGCCAACACCGCAATGGCGGCAGGCGAAGGTCAAGGCGCTGGTCGCGGCGCTGACCGCCTGA
- a CDS encoding F0F1 ATP synthase subunit B family protein, which yields MANFVILMAEAAGEAHATPKAFGMDATVYVSLAMLVFIGILIWKKVPAAITGMLDNKIAEISKQLKEAEALRLDAESLKAEYEAKLADAAKEADEMRARADAEAEALVAKAKADATALIARRKQMAEDRIAAAEATALSEVRAAAAKAATEAAARLIADKHDAAADKALVDQAIAGVAKG from the coding sequence ATGGCTAATTTCGTGATCCTCATGGCGGAAGCCGCCGGCGAAGCGCACGCCACGCCCAAGGCGTTCGGCATGGACGCGACCGTCTATGTGTCGCTCGCGATGCTCGTCTTCATCGGCATCCTGATCTGGAAGAAGGTGCCGGCGGCCATCACCGGCATGCTCGACAACAAGATTGCCGAGATTTCGAAGCAGCTCAAGGAAGCCGAAGCGCTGCGGCTCGATGCCGAATCGCTGAAGGCCGAATATGAGGCGAAGCTCGCCGACGCGGCGAAGGAAGCCGACGAGATGCGCGCCCGCGCCGATGCCGAGGCCGAGGCGCTCGTCGCCAAGGCCAAGGCCGACGCCACCGCGCTGATCGCGCGCCGCAAGCAGATGGCCGAGGACCGTATCGCCGCAGCCGAAGCCACTGCACTCAGCGAAGTCCGCGCCGCCGCCGCCAAGGCCGCGACCGAGGCCGCCGCGCGGCTGATCGCCGACAAGCACGACGCGGCTGCCGACAAGGCGCTCGTCGATCAGGCGATCGCCGGCGTCGCGAAAGGCTAA
- the uvrC gene encoding excinuclease ABC subunit UvrC yields MVRPNAPERFNEEKATYVVRGSGEEGDKPDLERGAEAIRNVVKKLPTRPGVYRMLDARGDVLYVGKARALKNRVTNYTQVARLPQRLQRMVSQTRAMEIVTTTSEAEALLLEAQLIKRYRPPYNVLLRDDKSFPFILLRMDHDFPRVQKHRGARRAKGRYYGPFASAGSVTRTLNALQKTFLLRSCTDSFFANRSRPCLLYQIKRCSAPCVERISKEDYAALVGDAQDFLEGRSTGVQKRLGAAMTKAAEAMDYEQAAVLRDRLKSLTFIQGSQSVHADGLGDADVFALAAKGGQLCIAGFFIRGGQNWGHRSFFPAHVSGVPEEEVMASFLMQFYEGVPPPKTILVDREPAECSLLAEALGAVAERKIEISVPQRGNRRRLLEQAVRNAGEELDRRLAESSSQAKLGRELADLFDLDNPPQRIEIYDNSHIQGTNALGAMVVAGPDGWIKGAYRKFNIKRSETQPGDDFAMMREVFQRRFARAIEEDPERTKGEWPDLVLIDGGKGQVSAVAGVFAELGIDDLTFVGVAKGPDRNAGRETFYHPDGREFTLPPNNAVLFYIQRLRDEAHRFAIGAHRQKRAKAMGSSPLDEVPGIGPSRKKALLMHFGTARAVRGASLEDLQKAPGVSAAVAQAVHDFYHAGR; encoded by the coding sequence ATGGTCCGCCCGAACGCCCCCGAACGATTCAACGAAGAGAAAGCGACTTACGTAGTCCGCGGCAGCGGCGAGGAGGGCGACAAGCCCGATCTCGAACGCGGTGCAGAGGCGATCCGCAACGTCGTCAAGAAGCTCCCGACGCGCCCCGGCGTCTACCGCATGCTCGATGCCCGCGGCGACGTGCTGTATGTGGGCAAGGCGCGCGCGCTCAAGAACCGCGTTACCAACTATACCCAGGTGGCCCGCCTGCCGCAGCGGCTGCAGCGCATGGTGTCGCAGACGCGGGCGATGGAGATCGTCACCACCACGAGCGAGGCCGAGGCGCTGCTGCTCGAGGCGCAGCTGATCAAGCGCTACCGCCCGCCGTACAACGTCCTGCTGCGCGACGACAAAAGCTTTCCCTTCATCCTGCTCCGGATGGATCACGACTTTCCGCGGGTCCAGAAGCACCGCGGCGCGCGCCGCGCCAAGGGCCGCTATTACGGCCCCTTCGCCAGCGCCGGATCGGTGACACGCACGCTCAACGCGCTGCAAAAGACCTTCCTGCTCAGGAGCTGCACCGACAGCTTCTTCGCCAACCGCTCGCGGCCGTGCCTGCTCTACCAGATCAAGCGCTGCAGCGCCCCGTGCGTCGAACGCATCTCGAAGGAGGATTATGCGGCGCTCGTCGGCGATGCGCAGGACTTTCTCGAAGGCCGTTCGACCGGGGTGCAGAAGCGGCTCGGCGCCGCGATGACCAAGGCCGCCGAGGCGATGGATTACGAGCAGGCCGCGGTGCTGCGCGACCGGCTGAAGTCGCTGACCTTCATTCAGGGCAGCCAGTCGGTGCACGCCGACGGCCTCGGCGACGCCGACGTCTTCGCGCTCGCCGCGAAGGGCGGCCAGCTCTGCATCGCGGGCTTCTTCATCCGCGGCGGGCAGAATTGGGGGCACCGCAGCTTCTTTCCGGCGCATGTGTCGGGGGTGCCCGAAGAAGAAGTGATGGCGAGCTTCCTGATGCAATTCTACGAAGGCGTGCCGCCCCCGAAAACCATCCTCGTCGACCGCGAGCCCGCCGAATGCTCCCTGCTCGCCGAAGCCCTGGGTGCGGTCGCCGAGCGGAAGATCGAGATCAGCGTGCCGCAGCGCGGCAACCGCCGCCGCCTGCTCGAACAGGCGGTGCGCAACGCCGGCGAGGAACTCGACCGCCGCCTCGCCGAGAGCAGCAGCCAAGCGAAGCTCGGTCGCGAACTCGCCGACCTGTTCGACCTCGACAACCCGCCGCAGCGCATCGAAATCTACGACAACAGTCATATCCAGGGCACCAACGCGCTCGGCGCAATGGTCGTCGCTGGACCCGACGGCTGGATCAAGGGCGCCTATCGCAAGTTCAACATCAAGCGCAGCGAAACCCAGCCGGGCGACGACTTCGCGATGATGCGGGAGGTGTTCCAGCGTCGCTTCGCCCGCGCGATCGAGGAGGATCCCGAGCGGACCAAGGGCGAATGGCCCGATCTGGTGCTGATCGACGGCGGCAAGGGGCAGGTGTCGGCGGTCGCCGGCGTGTTCGCCGAACTGGGGATCGACGACCTGACCTTCGTCGGCGTCGCCAAGGGCCCTGACCGCAACGCCGGGCGCGAGACCTTCTACCACCCCGACGGCCGCGAATTCACGCTGCCGCCGAACAACGCCGTGTTGTTCTACATCCAGCGGCTCCGCGACGAGGCGCACCGCTTCGCCATCGGCGCGCACCGCCAGAAGCGCGCCAAGGCAATGGGAAGCTCGCCGCTCGACGAGGTGCCGGGCATCGGCCCGTCGCGTAAGAAAGCGCTGCTGATGCATTTCGGCACCGCGCGCGCGGTGCGCGGGGCGAGCCTCGAGGACTTGCAGAAGGCGCCGGGGGTGAGCGCGGCGGTGGCGCAGGCGGTGCATGATTTCTACCATGCGGGACGGTGA